The Misgurnus anguillicaudatus chromosome 21, ASM2758022v2, whole genome shotgun sequence genome includes a window with the following:
- the LOC129445703 gene encoding troponin I, fast skeletal muscle, with protein MSEKKMTSSRRHHLKSLLLQIAHDLLEEEAAEAEQEKETYMQENCPPLTLPGSMQELQELCKKLHHQIDIIDEQRYDMESKVAKSNKEIEDLKIKIQDLKGKFKKPVLKKVRMSADAMLQALLGSKHKVSLDLRANLKQVKKEVKEEEKEAVGDWRKNIEDKAGMDGRKKMFESEA; from the exons AGCTTGTTGCTTCAGATTGCCCACGATCTTTTAGAGGAAGAGGCAGCTGAGGCGGAGCAGGAAAAAGAGACATACATGCAGGAGAACTGCCCTCCACTTACACTGCCTGGAAGCATGCAAGAActccag GAACTGTGTAAGAAGCTGCACCATCAGATTGATATCATTGATGAACAAAGATACGATATGGAGAGCAAAGTGGCTAAATCAAACAAGGAG ATTGAGGATCTGAAGATAAAGATTCAAGACCTAAAGGGTAAATTCAAGAAGCCCGTTCTGAAGAAAGTGCGCATGTCTGCTGATGCCATGCTGCAGGCACTGCTGGGCTCTAAACACAAAGTGTCCCTGGACTTAAGAGCCAACCTTAAACAGGTCAAGAAAGAGGTTAAAGAGGAG GAGAAAGAGGCAGTGGGAGACTGGCGTAAGAACATCGAGGATAAGGCTGGTATGGATGGCAGAAAGAAGATGTTTGAGTCCGAGGCCTAA
- the lsp1b gene encoding lymphocyte specific protein 1 b isoform X2, which produces MSTSILRRHSSKKGLQNLQRITAQRSLEDAEEIERERRRRLRTSSSTESETTVTQQDAPLNAQILDNQGQIDLVPAYPSSLEEDEGFSDWTQQLSRRKQKQMEHQDVEAHLNGSHQSRLQPCSSSAQQSKLHQNDFNMYDAAPLKQTRSPLLNQKNLDEDNDDKDCGAREMVRRDTAKTERKEREFSRPSWCDEEESPKRMTENQSSSWSRDNQGCDMDEKVTEKKAEMKISFTSKVLLQQNGNSTNGQEGRQITESVSEDVFAKSSEDNQEQRDTGHQTTEGVQRWMIEEERDRRRRDVMAKLKRLSISSGDPEEPFSPLSPRSPTHMIAERTESLNRSVKKKNSIKKTQPPTMISKLDGRLEQYNHAVEECIKEGNVAKPPPMDVPTPEEPVSARKTLFEAGEAFTSVKATPSKDTEGLKVGVADLINQWVKGNSDVNKCPSSKVVEVKPGEVRNIKSMWENMGDTSPQDISYAKGSGGKKYKFVESGHGKYEKVLDDRN; this is translated from the exons atgtcCACTTCAATCCTGAGACGACATTCCAGCAAAAAGGGATTGCAGAACCTCCAGAG GATCACTGCCCAACGCAGTCTGGAGGATGCAGAAGAAATTGAGCGAGAACGTAGGCGACGTCTCCGAACCAGCTCCTCCACTGAGTCTGAAACCACTGTGACCCAGCAGGACGCCCCTCTCAATGCACAGATTCTGGATAACCA GGGTCAGATTGATCTGGTTCCAGCCTATCCATCATCTTTGGAAGAAGACGAAGGCTTCAGTGATTGGACGCAACAGCTGAGTAGGCGAAAGCAGAAACAAATGGAACATCAAGATGTAGAAGCACATTTAAATGGCTCGCATCAGTCAAGACTCCAGCCCTGTTCCAGCTCTGCTCAACAAAGCAAACTTCATCAAAATGACTTCAATATGTATGACGCCGCCCCATTAAAACAGACCCGATCCCCCCTTTTAAATCAGAAAAACCTGGATGAGGACAATGACGATAAAGACTGTGGTGCCAGAGAGATGGTAAGACGGGATACCGCTAAGACAgagaggaaagagagagagtttaGTAGGCCTAGTTGGTGTGATGAAGAGGAGAGTCCAAAAAGAATGACAGAAAATCAGTCATCTTCCTGGAGCAGAGACAACCAGGGATGTGATATGGATGAGAAG gtcacggaaaagaaagcaGAGATGAAGATATCCTTCACCTCCAAAGTCCTCCTCCAACAGAACGGGAACAGCACCAATGGACAAGAAGGGAGGCAAATAACTGAAAG TGTATCTGAGGATGTGTTTGCGAAGAGCAGCGAGGACAACCAGGAGCAGAGAGATACAGGACATCAGACCACCGAGGGGGTACAGAGGTGGATGATAGAAGAGGAGAGAGATAGGAGAAGGAGGGATGTGATGGCGAAACTGAAGAGGTTGAGTATATCCAGTGGAGATCCAGAGGAGCCCTTCAGTCCTCTCAGCCCCAGGAGCCCAACCCACATG ATCGCCGAGAGGACTGAGTCTCTAAACcgttctgttaaaaaaaa GAACAGCATAAAGAAGACCCAGCCTCCAACGATGATCTCTAAGTTAGATGGCAGATTGGAGCAGTACAACCATGCTGTTGAG GAGTGCATTAAAGAGGGAAATGTAGCCAAACCACCACCAATGGACGTCCCAACACCAGAAGAGCCTGTATCTGCCCGAAAGACCCTGTTTGAAGCAGGAGAAGCATTTACTTCAGTAAAGGCCACACCTTCTAAG GACACAGAAGGACTAAAGGTGGGCGTGGCAGATCTAATTAACCAATGGGTAAAGGGAAACTCTGATGTCAATAAGTGCCCCTCCTCCAAAGTAGTG GAGGTTAAGCCTGGTGAGGTGCGTAACATAAAATCCATGTGGGAGAACATGGGAGACACATCACCACAGGATATATCATATGCAAAG GGATCTGGCGGCAAAAAGTACAAATTTGTTGAAAGTGGACATGGAAAGTATGAGAAGGTCTTAGATGACAGAAACTGA
- the lsp1b gene encoding lymphocyte specific protein 1 b isoform X1 translates to MSTSILRRHSSKKGLQNLQRITAQRSLEDAEEIERERRRRLRTSSSTESETTVTQQDAPLNAQILDNQGQIDLVPAYPSSLEEDEGFSDWTQQLSRRKQKQMEHQDVEAHLNGSHQSRLQPCSSSAQQSKLHQNDFNMYDAAPLKQTRSPLLNQKNLDEDNDDKDCGAREMVRRDTAKTERKEREFSRPSWCDEEESPKRMTENQSSSWSRDNQGCDMDEKVTEKKAEMKISFTSKVLLQQNGNSTNGQEGRQITESVSEDVFAKSSEDNQEQRDTGHQTTEGVQRWMIEEERDRRRRDVMAKLKRLSISSGDPEEPFSPLSPRSPTHMAEGEECQSEGTSSIAERTESLNRSVKKKNSIKKTQPPTMISKLDGRLEQYNHAVEECIKEGNVAKPPPMDVPTPEEPVSARKTLFEAGEAFTSVKATPSKDTEGLKVGVADLINQWVKGNSDVNKCPSSKVVEVKPGEVRNIKSMWENMGDTSPQDISYAKGSGGKKYKFVESGHGKYEKVLDDRN, encoded by the exons atgtcCACTTCAATCCTGAGACGACATTCCAGCAAAAAGGGATTGCAGAACCTCCAGAG GATCACTGCCCAACGCAGTCTGGAGGATGCAGAAGAAATTGAGCGAGAACGTAGGCGACGTCTCCGAACCAGCTCCTCCACTGAGTCTGAAACCACTGTGACCCAGCAGGACGCCCCTCTCAATGCACAGATTCTGGATAACCA GGGTCAGATTGATCTGGTTCCAGCCTATCCATCATCTTTGGAAGAAGACGAAGGCTTCAGTGATTGGACGCAACAGCTGAGTAGGCGAAAGCAGAAACAAATGGAACATCAAGATGTAGAAGCACATTTAAATGGCTCGCATCAGTCAAGACTCCAGCCCTGTTCCAGCTCTGCTCAACAAAGCAAACTTCATCAAAATGACTTCAATATGTATGACGCCGCCCCATTAAAACAGACCCGATCCCCCCTTTTAAATCAGAAAAACCTGGATGAGGACAATGACGATAAAGACTGTGGTGCCAGAGAGATGGTAAGACGGGATACCGCTAAGACAgagaggaaagagagagagtttaGTAGGCCTAGTTGGTGTGATGAAGAGGAGAGTCCAAAAAGAATGACAGAAAATCAGTCATCTTCCTGGAGCAGAGACAACCAGGGATGTGATATGGATGAGAAG gtcacggaaaagaaagcaGAGATGAAGATATCCTTCACCTCCAAAGTCCTCCTCCAACAGAACGGGAACAGCACCAATGGACAAGAAGGGAGGCAAATAACTGAAAG TGTATCTGAGGATGTGTTTGCGAAGAGCAGCGAGGACAACCAGGAGCAGAGAGATACAGGACATCAGACCACCGAGGGGGTACAGAGGTGGATGATAGAAGAGGAGAGAGATAGGAGAAGGAGGGATGTGATGGCGAAACTGAAGAGGTTGAGTATATCCAGTGGAGATCCAGAGGAGCCCTTCAGTCCTCTCAGCCCCAGGAGCCCAACCCACATG GCTGAGGGTGAGGAGTGCCAATCAGAGGGTACAAGTTCG ATCGCCGAGAGGACTGAGTCTCTAAACcgttctgttaaaaaaaa GAACAGCATAAAGAAGACCCAGCCTCCAACGATGATCTCTAAGTTAGATGGCAGATTGGAGCAGTACAACCATGCTGTTGAG GAGTGCATTAAAGAGGGAAATGTAGCCAAACCACCACCAATGGACGTCCCAACACCAGAAGAGCCTGTATCTGCCCGAAAGACCCTGTTTGAAGCAGGAGAAGCATTTACTTCAGTAAAGGCCACACCTTCTAAG GACACAGAAGGACTAAAGGTGGGCGTGGCAGATCTAATTAACCAATGGGTAAAGGGAAACTCTGATGTCAATAAGTGCCCCTCCTCCAAAGTAGTG GAGGTTAAGCCTGGTGAGGTGCGTAACATAAAATCCATGTGGGAGAACATGGGAGACACATCACCACAGGATATATCATATGCAAAG GGATCTGGCGGCAAAAAGTACAAATTTGTTGAAAGTGGACATGGAAAGTATGAGAAGGTCTTAGATGACAGAAACTGA
- the LOC129445719 gene encoding uncharacterized protein has protein sequence MLMDFSYGNQANLLPQQYPPPLLPKPGRDNVRLQKLMKKNAKKKGSSCQTPIPFRSSLSPVNEASPDLEHSEYFTPPQTPDFPDSRFSSSSPFHHYSSSPYLYTDSSSHYSSTPILSAQSYRTRSPEHQIAPLYTCSSFLFDDETEQTADSDAPFEIAFSQTLQCRSIETIHGPSEASVQTQNSTLVSVQPLTPTVTSSCSSIYQTQVTQRHSSGEEYNNVAPAFHKPFTNDQIVQSQCIKQSTVLHFDTNMTSTAQKVPVFSQTRIYTPKTSFYEVSKPPIQDMLTCESAYQGEGPSTTKMDPTVVDTRQNVVISHAAQTSSSQQITGVKRFGLEASEDNQHSSSSSTMDSIGNHLEPKPQNQRLQQSVHIQSAVADNDHYPKKIAVDKIKYSTPNGVMQFATGLISKAYSEECLTPKISKCELSLSKTLAECNKSRSRACEMLTSTAPQPYPMSIPETSETCITIPTSSAPSDVNQEYMPTPSKTSNWSPRPPARFVANQTPAQNEPNISKQKSTYYGLTPAEYIAHGGIKMHPHHDTPVSKPQIPKDYNSISDFQTTSSKEISNIISPDVQKKPEEALQPSANADPFSQLSTNEAKIPESEITPIQTISNPTPDIPIKALNKQNVESKPANLNPEHALSLAFQPTPLKKAVNTLSVTVSEAPRPPVSGATHISPPFMTEGKKMPTYPLPQAQSNIPNSNTAGLLTKNFLSVQNIPLQTAHSENAPRSIYHTQRCNPPSEKTMQSQQKTKISSLETHPPRATIHNSTTTLTSSDHSIINNEIREGFIENKITSTSTNINRSRMQCVDTRSYSKVPPDIKPTPEEPKTASDLMLGTSSIAVPEVLSHLKSNASDPLFLSNSNTTCSSKSDVHNPAALLQSEPNKSSRLLNTNTTARSQVTKNQQKHEISQKSTPSHSSTINSNAQILTEQPEVLTSKQASKPEPLVPHMAINNSSMQDDRKEDSVTLSSVIKEPKLPKDVASDIQNFNNTNTASKADSKLKKSQTADTKQPNIAQTKPFKSDSQKSSNTKSLLTSKAQNAEPSLASMLLKAAKSLSLSSPNESKTFDKSQTDVKESSMDVKTNRSAQNTKTSLITDRKESNSDASKLHSCSIVSGTNLRQNDVDTEASSVNKSHTSDMNDKVCKNSPSQKTQSEPKTTQKPKGLMAKLSGWTRLKKHMVDEPEEPSFPKPESEKNAQKSSDIKMSDINECATEESAGQDVMKNTEEPRALKMWDALLFQMFSTKENIMKQINANKTEERKNTEKDEQVVPSFVNRLPILLYSPRFNARKLKEAAAKPLNKIATAFERGLLHRKQKGEEPKNFNRKARGFGSQTTNTTDV, from the coding sequence ATGCTGATGGATTTCAGTTATGGTAACCAGGCTAACCTGCTTCCACAGCAGTACCCACCCCCTCTACTGCCAAAACCAGGGAGAGACAATGTCCGTTTGCAAAAGTTAATGAAGAAAAATGCTAAGAAGAAAGGCTCTTCCTGTCAGACCCCCATTCCGTTCCGGTCCAGCCTATCTCCAGTCAACGAGGCCAGTCCTGATCTAGAGCACAGTGAATATTTTACTCCTCCACAGACTCCAGATTTTCCAGATTCTCGATTTTCCTCCAGCAGCCCCTTCCACCACTACTCAAGCTCTCCATATTTATACACCGACAGCAGCTCACACTACAGTTCCACGCCCATACTGTCTGCTCAATCATACCGTACCCGATCCCCAGAGCATCAGATAGCACCGCTATACACATGCTCATCTTTTCTTTTTGACGATGAAACGGAGCAGACCGCAGACTCAGATGCACCATTTGAGATAGCATTCAGCCAAACACTTCAATGCAGGTCTATAGAGACTATACATGGTCCATCAGAAGCCTCAGTCCAAACCCAAAACTCCACTTTGGTCTCAGTTCAACCTCTTACTCCAACTGTGACATCATCTTGCTCATCAATTTACCAGACACAGGTGACACAGAGGCACTCCAGTGGAGAAGAATATAACAATGTTGCACCTGCCTTTCATAAGCCTTTCACAAATGATCAGATTGTGCAATCACAATGCATTAAGCAATCAACTGTCTTGCACTTTGACACAAACATGACTTCCACAGCGCAGAAAGTACCTGTATTTTCACAAACAAGGATTTATACTCCAAAGACCTCATTTTATGAAGTATCAAAGCCTCCTATACAGGACATGTTGACATGTGAATCAGCTTATCAAGGTGAAGGACCATCCACTACAAAAATGGACCCAACTGTGGTAGATACAAGACAAAATGTTGTAATATCACATGCAGCTCAAACATCTTCCAGTCAGCAAATCACAGGGGTAAAAAGATTTGGTTTAGAAGCATCTGAGGATAATCAACACTCTTCTTCATCCTCCACCATGGACTCTATTGGTAATCATCTGGAACCCAAACCTCAGAATCAGAGGCTCCAACAAAGTGTACACATTCAAAGTGCAGTAGCTGATAATGATCACTACCCTAAAAAAATTGCTGTGGATAAAATAAAGTATTCCACACCAAACGGAGTTATGCAATTTGCCACCGGACTGATTTCCAAGGCTTATTCTGAAGAATGTTTGACACCGAAGATCTCTAAATGTGAACTTTCCCTATCTAAGACACTTGCTGAATGTAATAAATCAAGATCTAGAGCATGTGAGATGCTTACATCAACAGCTCCCCAGCCGTATCCAATGTCTATACCTGAAACCTCTGAGACATGTATCACGATACCAACAAGCTCTGCTCCAAGTGATGTTAATCAAGAGTACATGCCTACACCCTCCAAAACTTCAAATTGGTCACCAAGGCCACCTGCACGTTTTGTGGCCAACCAGACGCCAGCTCAAAATGAACCCAACATCTCTAAACAAAAGTCAACATATTATGGATTGACACCTGCAGAATATATTGCTCATGGTGGCATTAAGATGCATCCGCACCATGATACTCCTGTATCTAAGCCTCAAATACCAAAAGATTACAATTCAATTTCTGACTTTCAGACCACATCATCTAAAGAAATATCTAATATCATATCACCAGATGTGCAAAAGAAACCTGAAGAGGCTTTACAACCGTCTGCGAATGCAGACCCATTCTCGCAACTCTCCACAAATGAAGCAAAAATACCAGAAAGTGAGATAACTCCAATACAAACTATAAGCAACCCCACCCCAGATATACCAATTAAAGCTTTAAATAAGCAAAATGTAGAATCAAAGCCTGCAAATTTGAATCCTGAACATGCACTGTCTCTGGCCTTTCAACCAACacctttaaaaaaggcagtAAATACATTGAGTGTTACTGTATCAGAGGCCCCAAGACCACCAGTTTCAGGGGCTACACACATCTCACCCCCTTTTATGACAGAGGGGAAAAAAATGCCAACTTATCCTTTACCCCAAGCACAATCAAATATTCCGAACTCAAATACAGCCGGATTATTAACAAAGAATTTTTTGTCTGTTCAAAACATCCCACTGCAAACAGCCCATTCAGAGAATGCACCCAGATCTATATATCACACCCAAAGATGTAATCCTCCATCAGAGAAAACAATGCAGTCACAGCAGAAAACCAAGATTTCTTCTTTAGAAACACACCCGCCTCGTGCAACAATCCACAACTCTACTACTACCCTTACAAGTAGTGATCACAGTATCATCAACAATGAAATCCGAGAAGGTTTCATTGAAAACAAAATCACATCAACGTCAACTAACATTAACCGTTCTAGAATGCAATGTGTAGACACCAGAAGTTACAGTAAGGTCCCTCCTGATATTAAACCAACGCCAGAGGAACCTAAAACTGCATCTGACTTAATGTTAGGAACATCCAGTATTGCAGTGCCTGAAGTCTTATCTCATCTCAAGTCTAATGCATCTGATCCTTTATTTTTATCCAACTCAAATACGACATGTTCTTCTAAATCAGATGTACATAATCCTGCTGCTCTCCTTCAGTCAGAACCAAATAAGTCTTCAAGGTTATTGAACACAAATACAACCGCTCGTTCTCAAGTAACTAAAAATCAACAAAAACATGAAATTTCCCAAAAATCTACACCAAGCCATTCAAGCACAATCAATTCAAATGCACAAATACTTACTGAACAACCTGAAGTTCTCACCAGCAAACAGGCATCAAAACCTGAACCTCTAGTCCCTCACATGGCAATAAATAACTCTTCCATGCAAGACGATAGAAAAGAAGACTCAGTTACCCTTTCCAGTGTCATAAAAGAGCCAAAACTACCTAAAGATGTAGCATCAGACATACAGAACTTcaacaacacaaacactgcCAGCAAAGCTGactctaaattaaaaaaatcacaaactgCAGATACCAAACAGCCTAATATTGCACAAACCAAACCCTTCAAGTCTGACTCTCAAAAGTCTTCAAATACCAAATCACTTCTCACATCCAAAGCTCAAAATGCAGAACCTAGCCTTGCGTCCATGCTTCTCAAGGCTGCCAAATCTCTATCACTCTCTTCACCCAATGAATCAAAAACCTTTGATAAATCTCAAACAGACGTCAAAGAATCAAGCATGGATGTGAAGACAAATAGATCTGCTCAGAATACAAAAACTAGCCTTATTACAGATAGAAAAGAGTCAAATTCTGATGCATCAAAACTCCACAGCTGTTCGATAGTTTCTGGCACCAATTTAAGACAAAATGATGTTGACACTGAGGCATCTAGTGTAAATAAAAGCCACACATCAGACATGAATGACAAAGTTTGCAAAAATTCACCATCTCAGAAGACACAAAGCGAACCCAAGACAACTCAGAAACCAAAAGGCCTAATGGCCAAACTCAGTGGCTGGACAAGACTAAAAAAACACATGGTGGATGAACCCGAGGAACCTAGTTTTCCAAAACCTGAGTCTGAGAAAAATGCTCAGAAATCCTCAGATATAAAGATGAGTGATATAAACGAGTGTGCCACAGAAGAGTCGGCGGGACAAGACGTGATGAAAAATACAGAGGAGCCCCGGGCATTAAAAATGTGGGATGCTCTACTTTTTCAAATGTTCTCCACAAAGGAAAACATTATGAAGCAAATAAATGCCAATAAAACAGAGGAGCGGAAAAACACTGAGAAGGATGAGCAGGTAGTTCCTTCCTTTGTCAACCGCCTGCCTATCCTTCTATACAGCCCGCGGTTTAATGCCCGGAAGCTGAAGGAggcggctgccaaacctctcaaCAAAATCGCCACGGCCTTCGAGAGAGGACTGCTGCATCGCAAACAAAAAGGTGAAGAGCCAAAAAACTTCAACAGAAAAGCCAGAGGATTTGGCTCACAGACAACAAATACTACAGATGTTTGA